A stretch of the Streptosporangium sp. NBC_01755 genome encodes the following:
- a CDS encoding ABC transporter ATP-binding protein — MATPFLSVRDLTVDFHTEDGVVHAVDGLSFDVEKGTTLGIVGESGSGKSVTNLTVLGLHNPETTTISGEIRLDDEELIGASRSTMERLRGNKVAMIFQDPLTSLSPYHTIGKQISEVYRKHTGASRAEARARAIEMLTRVGIPQPKTRVDDYPHQFSGGMRQRAMIAMALVCDPDLLIADEPTTALDVTVQAQILDLLKDLQDQMGTSIILITHDLGVVANTAHEVLVMYAGRAVERGTVKEVLREPRHPYTWGLLASMPRLSAPVDVRLRPVRGTPPSLINVPPGCPFHPRCDFMEVAGPELCRSERPELSPHRGHGDACYLTLAQKREIHK, encoded by the coding sequence GTGGCAACTCCCTTCCTCTCGGTCCGTGACCTGACCGTCGACTTCCACACCGAGGACGGCGTCGTCCACGCGGTGGACGGGCTCTCCTTCGACGTGGAGAAGGGCACCACGCTGGGCATCGTCGGCGAGTCCGGGTCGGGCAAGTCGGTGACCAACCTGACCGTGCTCGGCCTGCACAACCCGGAGACCACCACGATCAGCGGGGAGATCCGGCTGGACGACGAGGAGCTGATCGGCGCCTCCCGGTCCACCATGGAGCGGCTGCGCGGCAACAAGGTCGCGATGATCTTTCAGGACCCGCTGACCTCGCTCTCGCCGTACCACACCATCGGCAAGCAGATCTCCGAGGTCTACCGCAAGCACACCGGCGCGAGCCGCGCCGAGGCCAGGGCCCGCGCGATCGAGATGCTGACCCGGGTCGGCATCCCGCAGCCGAAGACCAGGGTGGACGACTACCCCCACCAGTTCTCCGGCGGCATGCGGCAGCGCGCGATGATCGCGATGGCGCTGGTCTGCGACCCCGACCTGCTGATCGCCGACGAGCCCACCACCGCGCTGGACGTGACGGTGCAGGCCCAGATCCTGGACCTGCTCAAGGACCTCCAGGACCAGATGGGCACCTCGATCATCCTGATCACCCACGATCTCGGCGTGGTCGCCAACACCGCGCACGAGGTGCTGGTGATGTACGCCGGGCGCGCGGTGGAGCGCGGGACCGTCAAAGAGGTCCTCCGCGAACCCCGCCACCCCTACACCTGGGGCCTGCTGGCCTCCATGCCCCGGCTGAGCGCACCGGTGGACGTGCGGCTCCGGCCGGTCCGCGGCACCCCGCCGAGCCTGATCAACGTCCCGCCCGGCTGCCCCTTCCACCCGCGGTGCGACTTCATGGAGGTGGCAGGCCCTGAGCTGTGTCGCTCGGAACGGCCGGAACTGTCCCCGCACCGCGGCCACGGCGACGCGTGCTACCTGACCCTCGCCCAGAAGCGGGAGATCCACAAGTGA
- a CDS encoding ABC transporter ATP-binding protein, with amino-acid sequence MSETPHEPLLELSGLKKHFPVMGGLVVKRQVGRVHAVDGIDLTVHAGETLGLVGESGCGKSTAGRLAARLLEPTEGGIRYAGREIGRAGRRELKPIRAEIQMIFQDPYSSLNPRHTVGTIIGGPMEINGIDPPGGRTKRVQELLEIVGLNPEHYNRFPHEFSGGQRQRIGVARALSLNPKLIIADEPVSALDVSIQAQVVNLLQQLQRDMGIAFLFIAHDLAIVRHFSQRVAVMYLGKIVEVADRASLYERPRHPYTHALLSAVPEVLEDDEPRERIRLAGDVPSPINPPSGCRFRTRCWKAQDRCATEEPPLVRLEGNREGHLTACHFPEEPTVHGQDVVLDPALQS; translated from the coding sequence GTGAGCGAGACACCCCACGAGCCGCTGCTGGAGCTGTCCGGCCTGAAGAAGCACTTCCCGGTGATGGGCGGGCTCGTCGTCAAACGGCAGGTGGGCCGGGTCCACGCGGTGGACGGCATCGACCTGACCGTGCACGCCGGCGAGACGCTCGGCCTGGTCGGCGAGTCCGGCTGCGGCAAGTCCACCGCCGGACGGCTGGCGGCCCGGCTGCTCGAACCCACCGAGGGCGGCATCCGCTACGCCGGCCGTGAGATCGGCCGCGCCGGTCGCAGGGAGCTGAAGCCGATCCGGGCCGAGATCCAAATGATCTTCCAGGACCCGTACTCGTCGCTCAACCCCCGGCACACCGTGGGCACCATCATCGGCGGCCCGATGGAGATCAACGGCATCGATCCGCCGGGCGGCAGGACCAAGCGGGTCCAGGAGCTCCTGGAGATCGTCGGGCTCAACCCCGAGCACTACAACCGCTTCCCGCACGAGTTCTCCGGTGGCCAGCGGCAGCGTATCGGGGTGGCCCGCGCGCTCTCCCTCAACCCCAAGCTGATCATCGCGGACGAGCCGGTCTCGGCCCTCGACGTCTCCATCCAGGCGCAGGTGGTCAACCTGCTCCAGCAGCTCCAGCGGGACATGGGGATCGCGTTCCTGTTCATCGCGCACGACCTGGCGATCGTGCGGCACTTCTCCCAGCGGGTCGCGGTGATGTACCTCGGCAAGATCGTCGAGGTCGCCGACCGCGCCTCCCTGTACGAGCGTCCTCGCCATCCCTACACCCACGCGCTGCTGTCGGCGGTGCCCGAGGTGCTGGAGGACGACGAGCCGCGCGAGCGCATCCGCCTGGCTGGGGACGTGCCCTCCCCCATCAACCCGCCGTCCGGCTGCCGCTTCCGCACCCGCTGCTGGAAGGCCCAGGACAGGTGCGCGACCGAGGAGCCTCCGCTGGTCAGGCTGGAGGGCAACAGGGAAGGTCACCTGACCGC